GTGGGGGTCACCCACATCCCCATTGTCCCCACAGCGGTGATCTTCGACCTCGCCCTGGGCGATCATAGGGTACGCCCAGATGCCGAGATGGCCTATCAGGCCTGCCTCAATGCCTCATCCGGAGCAGTGGAGGAGGGGAGCGTAGGGGTGGGCACAGGGGCCACGGTGGGCAAGCTTTTTGAGTTACCGAGGGCTTCCAAAGGAGGGGTGGGCACAGCCAGCATGGAGGGTGGTGGAGGGATTGTGGTGGGGGCATTGGTAGTGGTGAATGCCCTGGGGGACGTGGTGGATGAGAGGACAGGTGAGATCCTCGTAGGGCTCAGAGAGGATGAAGAGGGGCTTAGTTTGGTGAGCACGGCCGAGCTCCTCCGGAAGGGGGTCCAGAAAAAGGGTCTGGGGAGGCCGCCCATGGGTAATACGACCATCGGTGTGATCGTCACCAACGTCTCCCTGAACAGAGAGGATATCATCAAGGTGGCCCAGATGGCGCATAATGGACTGGCCAAGACCATCTCCCCGGTCAATACTACCTTTGACGGCGATATTGTGTTCGGCCTCTCCCTGGGGGGAAGGGAGGGGGATGTGAACAACGTGGGGGCCTTGGCTGAGGGCGTCATTATGGAGGCCGTGAAGAGGGCGGTCAAGAAGGCCGACGGCTTTGGTATCATCCCAGCATATCGTGATCTAAGGAGGGGAAATATACCGTGAAAATACTTCACGATAAAATTAAGCCTGTAAGGCGTTTTGACTTTCAGGTGTCTTTGGGCTTTTTACTGTAGTGGGCGGAACCCTCCTGAAACCCCTAATGAGGCATTTCCTTCTTTTGGAAGATTTAAGGATTCAAGGGGTTTGTCTTTCACTAGAATCCTAGACTCCTAGACCCCTGGAACCCTATGATTTGAATCCTTGAATCTCCCGGTGGAAACTGGTATTTTCATGAAGCGGAGGTGGGGACAACCCCTCGTGAGGGTTTTGAGTATTGGAAGGTGTGTAGTGGCTATAAGTGCTATATCCCAATTTCGTATATCTTCCCAATTTAGAGGTATATACTAAGTACGGATATGAACAAGTTATGTGAATTTATACCTGAGGTAATAGGAAATGCAAGAATCAAGAGATATAGGGGAAGGTCACCGGAGAAGATTGCGAGAGAAATTTATAAAAGCGGGTATCTCGGGATTTCATGATTATGAGATTGTGGAATTACTTCTTACCTTAGGAACCCCTCGGAAAGACTGCAAGCAACAAGCAAAAGAGGCTATAAGAAAGTTCAAAACTCTTCGGGGTGTTCTTGAAACACCAATGGAAGAACTTCAAGAGATTAAAGGAATTGGACCTCACAACGCCTTTGGCATAAAACTTATTCAGGAAGTAGCCAGAGAGTTTCTTAAAGAGAAGATTCTTGAAAAGCCCATCTGTAAATCTTCAAGAGAAATTTTTGATTATCTTTATCATTCTATGCGTGATCTGAAAAAAGAAGTCTTTAAAGTCATTTTCTTAGGTGGGAAAAATCAAATTATAGACATAGAAGATCTATTTGAAGGCACATTGAATGCATCATCAGTTTACCCTCGTGAGATTATAAAGAATGCGATCAGGAACAATGCTCTCGGTCTTATCTTTGTTCATAATCATCCTTCGGGAAATCCTGAGCCTTCTCAGAGCGATAAAGAGATAACAGAAGATTTAGTTTTTGCTGGTAATCTTATGCAAATTAAAGTCTTGGACCATATTATCGTAGGCGATAATAAATATTTTAGCTTTGCCGATGAGGGACTGATTGAAGAATACAATCTAAATTTTTTGAGTATGAAAAGAGGCAAGAATGTTTAAGCCAATATTTAGATATACAAATAGAGTAGTACGGTTACTTACCAGGATTTCTGCAGCAAGAGAGGTAATTCTAAATTCACCTTTAATTCCCAGATGGGAAGTCGCTTTAAGGCGTGAAGCAATAATCCACAGTGCCCATTCATCCACTAGCATTGAGGGAAACAGGTTATCTTTGGAACAGGTAAGCGACTTAGCCCAGGGAAGAGAGGTGATGGCTACCCGGAAGGATAAATTGGAGGTTTTGAACTATTTAAGGGTATTAGGGAATCTCGGTAAACTAACTAAGGGAGAGAAAATCACCGAAAAAGACATCTTAAATATTCATCAAATATTAACTAAAGATACATTGGAAAATCCTTCTGATTGCGGAGTTTATCGTAACCGTTATGTCGTAGTGGCGAATAGACTTACCGGAGAGGTATTTTTTAGGCCACCAAAGAATGAAGATGTGCCCAGGTTAATAAGAGATTTAGTTAGATGGATAAACTCGAAAGAAGCGAAAGAGCTCGATCCCATTTTTGAAGCAGGAATAGTCCATTATGAATTTGTCAGAATCCATCCCTTTGTTGACGGGAACGGCAGAACTGCAAGAGTCCTGGCAACTTTGATTCTGTATCTACGGGGCTTTGACACCAAACAGTTCTTTTGCCTTGACGATTATTATGACTCAGATAGGCCGGCTTATTACAGAGCATTGCAAAGCGTTGACCAAGAAACTCTGGATCTGACCAACTGGTTGGAATATTTTGTCGAAGGGGTAAATATAAGCATTGAGGCAGTTAAAGAAAGGGTAATTAGACTCAGTAGTGAAAGGTTGAGGAAGGCGAAAAGAGGACAGATTGCTTTAACTGAAAGACAGATGCAGATGGTAGAATTTATAAACCAGAATGGTAGAATAGCAATTGGTGATATCTCAAAGATGTTTAAAATCACCAGACAGGCTGCGCTAAAAGAAGTTTCCAAATTAGTGGATCTGGA
This region of Deltaproteobacteria bacterium genomic DNA includes:
- a CDS encoding Fic family protein; this encodes MFKPIFRYTNRVVRLLTRISAAREVILNSPLIPRWEVALRREAIIHSAHSSTSIEGNRLSLEQVSDLAQGREVMATRKDKLEVLNYLRVLGNLGKLTKGEKITEKDILNIHQILTKDTLENPSDCGVYRNRYVVVANRLTGEVFFRPPKNEDVPRLIRDLVRWINSKEAKELDPIFEAGIVHYEFVRIHPFVDGNGRTARVLATLILYLRGFDTKQFFCLDDYYDSDRPAYYRALQSVDQETLDLTNWLEYFVEGVNISIEAVKERVIRLSSERLRKAKRGQIALTERQMQMVEFINQNGRIAIGDISKMFKITRQAALKEVSKLVDLEVVKLSGKGRGAHYILA
- a CDS encoding P1 family peptidase, yielding MFSAITDIEGIRVGHASNFEALTGCTVILCEEGAVGGVEIRGSAAGTRQLDALYPVHLVQRIHAILLTGGSSFGLDAAGGVVRCLEERGKGFDVGVTHIPIVPTAVIFDLALGDHRVRPDAEMAYQACLNASSGAVEEGSVGVGTGATVGKLFELPRASKGGVGTASMEGGGGIVVGALVVVNALGDVVDERTGEILVGLREDEEGLSLVSTAELLRKGVQKKGLGRPPMGNTTIGVIVTNVSLNREDIIKVAQMAHNGLAKTISPVNTTFDGDIVFGLSLGGREGDVNNVGALAEGVIMEAVKRAVKKADGFGIIPAYRDLRRGNIP
- the radC gene encoding DNA repair protein RadC, whose product is MQESRDIGEGHRRRLREKFIKAGISGFHDYEIVELLLTLGTPRKDCKQQAKEAIRKFKTLRGVLETPMEELQEIKGIGPHNAFGIKLIQEVAREFLKEKILEKPICKSSREIFDYLYHSMRDLKKEVFKVIFLGGKNQIIDIEDLFEGTLNASSVYPREIIKNAIRNNALGLIFVHNHPSGNPEPSQSDKEITEDLVFAGNLMQIKVLDHIIVGDNKYFSFADEGLIEEYNLNFLSMKRGKNV